In Ooceraea biroi isolate clonal line C1 chromosome 1, Obir_v5.4, whole genome shotgun sequence, the genomic stretch GAGAATAGTAAGTCATCCAGATTAATTTCGCTCGTAGAATCTGTCGGAAAACACTCTTCTAAAACAACAAGTGAACTGGTGAAAGCTAAAGCGATTTTACACAAACTGGAAATCTACATTTCTTAAGTTGTCAACTATAATGTTTGAGTACTACATGATAATATTTCaacttcattattttttccaGCTTTGGAACATCGCTCTTGACCGTCAATAATATCATAAGATCGTCGACCAGAGGAATAAGTACAAGATACGAACTGAAAGATGTAagatgaaatattgaaatttgatAAACTTGAAACAGCTAATTTCAACATAACACGAAACAATATCAGTGTAGATTTGCTTTCAAACAGGACTAATCttacaaattttcttttctcacaCGGGGCATCTTGTTCTTCCAGCTGTTGGAATTTGCGAATGAACACAGGGATGAACTCGTCAGTGCGACGCGCACCGTACAGCAAGCGGCGGAGCAAGGGGAAGCCAACATACGATGGATTGACAGCAATCACGCGACGATCCGCGAATGGTTGCAGAGGAACACCGCGTAATGATCGCTCGACGGGAGATTAATTAATCGGTCCTCCGTGGTGTCGAGCCATGAGTGGGTTGGCATTCGGTCAGCAGCGTGGATTAATCGCGcaaatttgtttataacatTGGAATGACACGCGAAGATTCAGCCGCACGCGACAGCTTGCGGACACGATGTGGCACACGAGGAACACGAAATTACCAAATAGCGTATCGTCGAATTATCCGGGAGTATCTACATGCTTTTGTATgtatttgtaaataataatgcaatcgGCATTATTGTATGTACGTGATATTTATGGGGATGTCGCGGAGCACGAGCCTACGGATCCCCAGCGCTTATCAGGGCGATGATAATCGTCCtggtaattaattaagttacaGAGCATATTTTACATATGGGAAGGGTGACGTTACATTAGGAATCTCTTTGCGATAGATCTTGAACCACGGTTACTGCAGATATTACTCGAAGCCAGAGAAATTTCATAAGATCCACTCGATACCAAAGCAGCACCGGAGAGATTGATGCTTGGAGTAACAGTTAATGAATATTGCGTGAGAGACTTACCGCAAAATCTCCACTTCGAAGTCAAAGTCACATGTACATTAATCAAGCATTCAACCGGTCGCGCAATCAATTTGGAACGATGCCAAACGCATGAGATCCGCGATACacaattgtatattaaattatgaacAATCAGCATGCCATgtttgtaaaagaaataaattattgaaacgACAATTAACGGCGAATTATTGATTGCCGTTATtgagaaacaaagagagatatttacatgtatgtataattaatatatacatgttagtccAGCTTTCTATTATATTACGCGCAGAAAGATATTAATTCGTCCTGTTAAACAGAGTCGCGTTTATATTGAGATATTTAATGAGGTACATGTTGAAGAAAATGGTATTAGGTATTTTTAATCGTTTGTCAATAaagacaataaaaagatttatatgtataatgtgtggcaaatatatattatacgttaaCAGTTACTACCATAATTAATCTCTACAGGCGTTGATTTAATACTTCGTGTACTTATAGAATCTCAAAGGATAATTGATCGTCAAGTTCGTGTGCGATAagacttttaattaatcaataaagATTCACGATACGGCGATCTTGCCACGCCTGCGTGTATTTTGTGACAGGAAAAAACGACGTTgatcgaaaatttattacaataccGCTCTGTTCTGGAAACATTGCATCTTGTGgatacaataaaattgatttttacaaACTTCAACACACCATGCGTTACTTTTTATCCCTTCGTTGCGGTTCTTTTTCGAGCTATTTCGAGCCAGATGTGACAAAAGGCAAtcttctatatataaaattttataacaaagctATGATCATTTATTCATGGTCTAAGTCTAGATTTCTCATTCTTTTtacatcattttattttaacctTAATAAAAGTCCGCCTTTTAAAGTATCATGTTATGAATGAATGATTTGACACTCTTAATACTATTTTTACATCGTGAAGTCTTTaaactatattttaataattctatctATACATTGCTCATATTGCCTATTAGAAAATGCGAATATATTATTGTCTAAAGAATTTAAGATCTATTTTGTCTTAATACGCAGATCGCAAGAATCGATCTTTTTCATCGCGCGTAACAGCAAACTATAAATCAATTTCCGTGATTATTTGTCTTTACttagtaataatttaaaagatacAATGTTATGGTAATGATAGCCATGAGACAAGCGTTCAGAGGTTTCAACATCGTAGAACCGTTATCATCCTTATCAGGTTTTTCAGTTGGCTTGATATTTTCTTGGTCTTCCTCATTCAGCATCCATTGCAGTATTACTCCTCTATTTCTGTCGTACCACATCAAGTTGATCTTCGCGGTGGTGATAGCAGGATCCAGTTTCGGTTTGATATCCGGGAAATTTATATCCATATAAGATTCGGCGAATTTCTTCAACTGGAAAGAAGGAACACATCTTCATTAGAAACTTATCAttgatgttataaaattacCGCGGCTACCGCGTTTTTCATGCGAATAATCAGATTTACATTTAAGGCAGCTTTTCTGaatataaatctataattatGTAGCTATAGTTATGTAATGTAACTTTGAATAATTATACCTTCTCGTACTGTTTCGCGTCTGATATATGAGATGCCATATTGTGGAACAAAGGTGTAATCTTGTCCCAATTGCCGATTCTGTAAGGGAAGAAATAACCATAACGATTTTGTGGCAAGCAGTATTGTGATACAggcacatttatttattaaatactcaCTTATCAACGATATCGTtgatattattgattaaaaagtcAAGAACCACATTTACTCCCAATTGACTCGCGCTATAAACGGAAGAGAACACTGCTGCAACGTCTTGCTTGCGGAAAGTGGCGTTGGGAATATTGTACTCTTCGACGGCAGTCCTTAAGTAACTGTTTAAACAAATTGTGTGTGAATGAAGCGACAACAAATATCTCGTAcgagaaatatattgaatCCAATTATATTCAAGTAGAGGGATCGTTGCAAGAAGAAAATTAGATGCATGCAATTTCTCTAAACcttcttatatacatatttcagtTCTGTGTTATAAATAAACTTGAATATGCATTGGATCGGATAACATTCTATTTCTTGCCGTAAATTAACACAACGtagtaacattattttactGCATCTTCACTTCGCGAACTTACGTCTGCAGGTTCGTTGCATCCGCCGAACATCCAAGTGCGCTTATAAACATCTTCTTTTCCGACGCGAAATTCGTTTCCTGATATTTCTGCCACAAGAACTTCCAGTCCTCCGTCGTGCCGTCTCTGATGGCGGTGCAATAAACGGCCGCTCGTGCATTACGCGGGATTCTACCGGGAAGAAACAGGAAATCATAAATTCTTCGACCAAAGGAAACGGATGTCAATTGGTGCAGCAATTTTCTCGCTGTTTGCTTTGTCGAATCTCACCGTTTTGAAGTATCGCCACGCCAAGCCGCGAACAAGTCTTTAGACTTCTTCGTGCATTCCGGTTTACGGAGCTTGCACGCCCACTGGAGAACCAACTCCCTGTTCAGTTTGTCCAGATGCTCGTCTTTCTCCTGATCCTCGAATCCTAGTGTGTCGTATATCCCGGACATCAAACGCAACACGTACTTCGTTAGGTGCTCTTCAACATCCTTGAATCGCTCGAATCTCTCGTAGACGTAGGACAGGCCGTTGAAGAACGCTTTCCAGGGTAGATGGCTCCTTTCGCGCATCAGGTATTTCGTCGCGTCCATCAGCAGCTCGTACTCCACGTGAGTAGCCCGCGCCAGGTTGAAGAGGTCGTCTATGATCTGCGCGCGATTCAGAACGTGGATGGACTCGAACCGGATGCTGTTTAACGTGTCGATTAATTGCTTCCAAGAGGCAACGTCGTAATTGACGCGGTAGAAGCCGTTTTGCTCTCGGTTCACGATGAACCAGAAGTTCGTGGGATTGATGTAGAACGTCTTGGCTTCCGGTCCCAGCCACCCTTTGTTGTCTACGCTTATGCGATAAGGCTCGAGAGATGTGACTATATCAATCGGTACCCAGTAGAACGTGTGGTTGTAACGACGTTTTTCTGGTGGCTCGATCCACTCGTTCAACAGGAATCGCTTCTGCAAtggaaaattaatgttttgttGCTGTGTGATTAAAGAATCGCCCACCATAGACCATCTcaaatctcttttatttttgatattgatGAGACGGACTTGTCTTTCTGGCAATGAAATAGAAAATCGCTGTCACATTTGTACGACTTTGGTCTCTCATGAGAGATCGGCACGTCAATCATATGTGGTATATAGTAGTGAAGTTTTTTTAGAAATTCTGAAGTCCAGGAATATATTTGAGGAAGCGAGTTAAGGTAACATAAAGTTTGCGTGGTGTTACCTGAGTAAGTGTCAACGTGTCACCACTTAATACAGCGTTGACGACCGGGTATCCCGGTTGATCCGTCCAAGTACTCATCACTTCCGAGATGCTCACGTTTTTGTAGTCTATTATGATAGAACCGTATAAGTTGAAGCTTTCCCAAAGATATTCGGGACGAACTGTACCGGGCTTCTCTAGCTCCTTCTTGCCACTATAATCGTGAAGATAAGTGGAAATCGCCATCGCCTGAACCGATGGCTTGAATACGTTGAATATCATTCGTAAAACGCTGGCGGCTGAAACGTAAATCAACTAATGCGCATATTGCCTTTTTGGATGTTAAACATTATAGgtattaattgatttatacataatacatacattTTGCGTAGGCGACGTAGTCAAAAACACCACTAATTTCTTCGGGCGTTTCAACGGGATTCGTCATTGGATGAGTTGAAGCCGAAGCATCTTTCAGCAACGCAGGTTGCAACTCGTAAACCACAAATTGGTGCATGAACTTGTAGTCTGGCTGTATCTGAACAGATCATTTGCAAATTCGTTTGAGTTTGTTGCCATTtccattatttaaaaattcagcGGCGAACtgagatttatcatattttttaggaacttgaaagaaattatgttaaaactAAAAGAGTTAAATACAGACAACAATATTTAAGCTTCTAAAGGAAAAGAATCGCATTTGCTGCACTAAACgagttttaatctttaatagaAGAAGTGAGATTTTCTtcatataaagatatttaccATATCGGAGGCAAAATATTCAAAGTACTGTGCGAAGCCTTCGTTCAGCCAAACGTATTCCCACCATTCGCAAGTAACCAGATTCCCGAACCACATATGAGCGAGTTCGTGCGCTATTATGGTGATTACGTATTTCTCCTGCGAGGCTGTGGCTTCCTCCGCGTCAAAGAAAAGTGCGTATTCCCTATTACAAGATGTTACATAATTTAAGTAACGCAAACGAGACTCCAGCGTGGTATTAAATACCGTGTAATGCACGCATCTCTCAAAGCTGTGGGAAAAGTAACACGTTACCGGAAAGTAGCGAGGCCCCAGTTCTCCATCGCGCCCATCTCAAAATCTGGAACTGCTACCAAGTCCAACTTGGGAAACTTATAATCGATCTTCGTGAAATTCTGCAAAGCGTAGATAAGCGACTTGCCGGTGTCTTGAGCAAATTGGCCGTGCATTGCGATTTCGCGTCTACTCCATACGTTCAGAAACTCCTCGGACTCGTCGGCACGTTCAAACTCGGAGACGATGAACGCTACTAGATACGGTGACATATCAATGTTGTTAGTAGCGAATCTGTCCCTGGTATAATTGCCCTcgctgaaattaattaattaacatacaGTTGTGATGTAAGATACAATAGCTAATTTGCTTCTGACATTAAAAGATTTGGTATGCTATAGTGTATGTATGTTTCTAGTCACACTCACGTCTGGTTATATAGGATTGGCATGTTGCTTAGCGTCTTGTAGTGATTGGGCCTTTTTATGTTAATGatgaatttcgatttgaaCGCCGGCTCGTCGAAGCAGGGGAAGGCTCTTCTGGCGTACGTAGGCTCGAATTGCGTCGTGGCTAGCCAGCTGTACAGAAACCAACGAGCGTAAATGTTAGAATTTAATATGACACCTTGTGTCAGTATCCGAATTTAGTGATCATTTTTTAATCGGTAAGCTGATGAGTAAGCTTGCAAAATCGCATGCCTTTATTCTGCCAATAAGTTACATTGctgtgtaatttattaaaagtataatgATGTAGAAATAGCGAATTACTCACTGATGTTCTCCATTGCTGTCCTTGTAAAAACTGCGGTAGAATCCTTTCATGTCGTCGTTGAGAGTTCCGCTAAATTTGATTTCTGCCATTAGGTAATCCGTATTCGCGGGTTGCTGCAGATAAATCCTTAGTTGCTGCAAGGCTCTATATTCTTTGTAATTCTGCAATGGTACCTCCATGACATCGGGAGTATCGTTATCTATCTTGTAATTTCTGTAGACTTTTATGCTGTGGTACTTGATATTTTGAACATTCAGAACTACGGCCGTAGTTTCCTTTTTAACTCTCATGTATATCTGCACCTCTCCCTCGAAAGTGCCTTCTTCCATGTTAGGTTCGAGatgtatgttataatattctgGATGAAGCGTGTTCGGTAAGCGGTACACTTCGCTTGAAAACATATTAtccaatttttcgaaaattattgGCACTTTTCTGTCGTACCAGTCGAACTCATATTCCACCTTCGTCATGAAAGAACGGACGGATTTGTCAAAAGCAAATTCCCTCTTGACCAGTTTATTGAGCAGGTCTTGATACTGCGAATGAAAGATAAGTTAGAGCAAATATTGGTCAAGAAGTTCATTAAATGTGAATTCGCGAATCATTGAACTTTCTGCATTTATGCAGAATAACTAATAAAAGATAGAAATATAGATAAGTACTGCTTTATTTTGACGAGTTAaaactgaattaatttttttatttctttcttgaaatttgaaattatttaacagtGTATAAGCAAACgaaaagaattgatttattCGGTATCTTGTAAAGATATCTTCATAGGTCCTATATAGATTCTATTTTGATTAGATATCCGTCGCGTGCAAGATAGATAAAAATCGATCAATCGAATCGTATGAATGAAGTTTAGCGATTAAGTATCATTACCTGCTTATAGAGATTGTAAGTCGATATTCTGCTTGCCAAGGAACTCACTATACTTTCGATCTGCGCGTAGCCACCATAGCTGTAGGAAAGAGTGCATTACGTAAATATTTAGTGCAATTACATgttatgttacattattacatttttaaatacttaCTATTTTTGCATATCATCGTAATACTTATCGATGAAGCCCATGACGAATTCAGTTCCATTCAAACTCGCATCATAAACGTTCGAGAACATTCTCGCGCTATCTTGGTATCGTATGCTTGAATCTTCTGTAATAGCTTCCCGCAATAGCCTTGATTGAAAAAATGCAATGATTTAcacataattttgtatataacACGATACATACTTATCATTAGTtgtgtaatttttttttaaatttgcaaaattgtgTGAAGCAAATTGTATCTTTGTCATTTTCACGTAATGTACACTTTCGTcgatttaaatgttttatgttCCACAAAATGATTGcgcaaaatttaatatgaacGTCGACACCTTTTCGATAATAACTCGATGCAGTCACTAAAAATGTCGCAGACTTACTTTTCTAAAACATCCTTGTTCTGCGAGCATGCTAATGAGTTGAGGATAACAACTGTATCCGTAGTAACGGTGCTGTTTAAATATTCTTCCCAGAGAATGTTGTACGTATTTTCCGTCGCGTCCGTTTGCATGGCGGTGCAGTAGACGACGCTGCGATAAATCGGCGGAATTTCTCTGCAAGATAATCGAAAGTTTGTCTGATCGCGAtgtgctatttttattttattccatttattATGTTGCCGTATCCAACTTACATTCTGAAAGAAAGCTTGTTTTGGAAATATCTTTTAGCACGGACTTTGCAGTCGCCTATATCCAATTCGCAGGCCCACTTGCGAGTATGCATCCTTAACAGTTTAGTTAGATCATCGTCATCCCTGCCATCCACAAAATTCAGCCGCTCGTAAAGCGGTTGTATAAGCGATGTCAGATACGTCTGAAAAATGTCATAAACAATTTCAGTctttttcgtaaaatattatgCTTGAAATTACGTAGAATAATGTAAATGTGCAGAGATATTGATTGTAGGTTGACTgtgaaacaaaatatgagataatccAGCGCTTGGCAGTTTAATTCAGAATTATATGTATGcgtgatatatatatgcgcatgttttgaatatattaatatacctATCGTCATATAATATCGCGACGTGCATACGtactttatataaatcttCAATACCGCGTCCCCGGAACCGGTTCTTCAAGTATGGCAGATTATTGTAGAATGCGCGCCAAGGAAGATAATCATCCTCTCGTTGTAAGTACATTGTTGCTGATATAGCAGTTTCATAACTGATGTAGTCCGCTCTTGCAAAATTCATAACATCGTCGATCAACGCTGCTCGATTGATCTCGTGAATCAGGCTAAAGTTGTATTGGAGATAGCTGATCAGCTTTTCCCAATGATTCTCGTTGTAATTTACACGGTAGTAGCCTGCCGGACAAGCGTGTACATGTTAATAATACTAATCCTGAAATAAtgtgcagatatcacgaaataaACTAAGTAACGCGAGTTCAGAATCCTTCCTTTTTATTTGTCAAGTTCGAAAGTTTGCTGCTCTTTATTTCGTTTCATGTGATTTTCTGTCGAATTACCAGATTGCTGTACGTTGACAATGAAGTGCGAGCTCGACTCGAACGCCTCGTTCATCCGTTTCGTCGTCATCCAAAATGCCGGCGTGGTGTTCAAATAATCCGTGCGATCATCATCAAGTGGTGTCCAGGTGATCGGAATGTTCCACACAGTATCGTCAGGCTCGTCCTCTTCGCGTTTTTCAAGGAAGAATCGCTCTTGTTCAAGATTTACATTATTCAGCTCATCGACGGTGACGTGAACGATTGGACAACCGGGTTGCCTTGTCCACGTGTCTAAAATGGTTGTAACATTGTCTTGTATTCCTGCTTTCCTCACTTGTGCTTGCAGAGCCTTGTACAAATCCTCTGGTGTTGCTACATCGTATTGCCTAAAACATAAAGCGAACAATAATTTCTCGCTTCTGAGATACATTAAAATTCGTCTGCGAAATGAAACCTGAGAATCTTACGCGTCTTGGCAAGAGATAGATATTTCTGTTAGTAACGTACCGATCATCGAGATAGTCGCTTAATGCCTCGTAGAACACTGTGCTTCCGTATGACTTTTCAATCATCCTCAAAATGCTGGCACCTTTGGCATACGAGATGGTACTGAACCTACCTCGAATTTCGGTAGGAGTATACACGTCGTGATTCAAAGCGTGTACGGATCTGGAGCCATCCGCACTTAAAGCAGTATGCACTTCGCCCACGACAAATTGGTTCTCCAAcgtcgtgtcgttaaacgcctggcagagaataataaattatcatttatgaAGACTTTCATCAAATgacgaaataatttcattttaatgttTCTTCACTTCattattgcacaatttttgatACAGTGTATCATCTATagttacattataattatttaaaaattagatcGGCATGGGATTTAATTTTAGGGCATTTCAAGTACATACGTGAGCAGGAGCGTAGTACTCAAAGTATCTGGCGAATCCCTCGTTCAACCAGAGATACTTCCACCATGCAAGAGTGACCAGATTGCCGAACCATTGATGGGAGAGCTCGTGGGCGATCACGTTCCTGATGGTCTGCTTGCTCGTGAAGGGCGAGTGATCGTCGTCGTACAACAGATTTGTCTCCCGATACGTTATGAGTCCCCAATTCTCGCCTGCGCCCGACGGGAAGTCCGGTAGCGCGATCATGTCCAGCTTCCGCATTTGATATTTGTGCTTCAAGGTTTGCTCGAAGAAATTCACGAGCGGCGGTATCACCAACGCGGCGTACTCCGTTTGATTGATGGCGTTGGGACGCGCGTACACCCCGAGATCCACCTTATTCAACTGTCCTGCAGATTTCAACTCGAAATCGGATACGACGAGTGCTACCAGGTAGGTGGACATCTTCACCGTTTCAAAGAA encodes the following:
- the LOC105285372 gene encoding putative aminopeptidase-2 — encoded protein: MRIFRKHLLLCVLIALFGGNAAEKFSFDEDILSQDTDLSQNDNDLIDYRLPTSVKPISYDLLLIQGSWDNFEFEGSIVIEAEVITATDNITLHVGNLKIKSNKVFVKGETDVVINKDEEYDNVTQKYTFILNETLAKDTIVQISIEYESTLNENMIGFYRSSYVDENGQIKRLAATQFQTTHARHAFPCFDEPSFKAVFNISIMRKEEYISLSNMPMKESTKTSRNGSTYYVDKFEQSVPMSTYLVAFIISEFDSRGTNEFKVWARPAAIDQANYALKIGNDSCKLLEELFDQKYTLPKMDMVAVPDFAAGAMENWGLVTYREARMLYDVRESSALAQQSVASVIVHEITHMWFGNLVTPEWWGCLWLSEAFARFFQYFGTAQIEVDWNMEEQFVVEQHQAALVTDSLKSSRPLTREVSSQSEIGTMGDSITYAKGASVVRMMDLTFGVDLFKNALRAYLQNNKQTGLGNPDALWKAIQDQIDQAENVTLKAPVSTIMDTWTTQPGYPIVSVTVNKGVLHVTQERFLLRNFFLDESPTNATWWVPLTWTTQSDPNFNDTSPKYWLSTEKDSVDIKVNSKDWIIFNVQSSGFYRVRYDLNGWKRIFKILNSNKFNEIHVLNRASIVDDLLNLGRAGYEDYQTVLDGLTYLKQETNYLPFKAALNGLDYMNKRFMGREKHYLLKKYILSLIDDRRKTLGYEDREDDDRLTILLRHELNKWACNLDDESCIITYMDKFKKWKADASVPIKPNERPTAYCVAIRHGTSEDWDFLWEKYFNSNYAADQTVILRALGCTLDTKIMERYLWFAISDYESWRIRKQDSTSVFSAVYNSGLVGAEYILEFVEKYYEDMEKYYNGQDTIATILNGASQRFSTPQLVEKFQKFLERHKTKLAPIYKSLESSLNTAQYELKWYLPISQSIVHWIQGGSEYRLPTNILPRKYFVSVTPHLEIGNFTFDGNVRIEADVVQETNRIILHTAEIKVHMATVTANEEDVEIVDQKEVKPYDFYVIDVSKNLPAGAVLTIEIAYEGHLNASELRGFYKSSYMKDTGETRWLAATHLEPVGARKMFPCFDEPGMKAVFTVQVNVPPGYHPISNTKWRTVDNSNDDFMQYTFFETVKMSTYLVALVVSDFELKSAGQLNKVDLGVYARPNAINQTEYAALVIPPLVNFFEQTLKHKYQMRKLDMIALPDFPSGAGENWGLITYRETNLLYDDDHSPFTSKQTIRNVIAHELSHQWFGNLVTLAWWKYLWLNEGFARYFEYYAPAHAFNDTTLENQFVVGEVHTALSADGSRSVHALNHDVYTPTEIRGRFSTISYAKGASILRMIEKSYGSTVFYEALSDYLDDRQYDVATPEDLYKALQAQVRKAGIQDNVTTILDTWTRQPGCPIVHVTVDELNNVNLEQERFFLEKREEDEPDDTVWNIPITWTPLDDDRTDYLNTTPAFWMTTKRMNEAFESSSHFIVNVQQSGYYRVNYNENHWEKLISYLQYNFSLIHEINRAALIDDVMNFARADYISYETAISATMYLQREDDYLPWRAFYNNLPYLKNRFRGRGIEDLYKTYLTSLIQPLYERLNFVDGRDDDDLTKLLRMHTRKWACELDIGDCKVRAKRYFQNKLSFRIEIPPIYRSVVYCTAMQTDATENTYNILWEEYLNSTVTTDTVVILNSLACSQNKDVLEKLLREAITEDSSIRYQDSARMFSNVYDASLNGTEFVMGFIDKYYDDMQKYYGGYAQIESIVSSLASRISTYNLYKQYQDLLNKLVKREFAFDKSVRSFMTKVEYEFDWYDRKVPIIFEKLDNMFSSEVYRLPNTLHPEYYNIHLEPNMEEGTFEGEVQIYMRVKKETTAVVLNVQNIKYHSIKVYRNYKIDNDTPDVMEVPLQNYKEYRALQQLRIYLQQPANTDYLMAEIKFSGTLNDDMKGFYRSFYKDSNGEHHWLATTQFEPTYARRAFPCFDEPAFKSKFIINIKRPNHYKTLSNMPILYNQTEGNYTRDRFATNNIDMSPYLVAFIVSEFERADESEEFLNVWSRREIAMHGQFAQDTGKSLIYALQNFTKIDYKFPKLDLVAVPDFEMGAMENWGLATFREYALFFDAEEATASQEKYVITIIAHELAHMWFGNLVTCEWWEYVWLNEGFAQYFEYFASDMIQPDYKFMHQFVVYELQPALLKDASASTHPMTNPVETPEEISGVFDYVAYAKSASVLRMIFNVFKPSVQAMAISTYLHDYSGKKELEKPGTVRPEYLWESFNLYGSIIIDYKNVSISEVMSTWTDQPGYPVVNAVLSGDTLTLTQKRFLLNEWIEPPEKRRYNHTFYWVPIDIVTSLEPYRISVDNKGWLGPEAKTFYINPTNFWFIVNREQNGFYRVNYDVASWKQLIDTLNSIRFESIHVLNRAQIIDDLFNLARATHVEYELLMDATKYLMRERSHLPWKAFFNGLSYVYERFERFKDVEEHLTKYVLRLMSGIYDTLGFEDQEKDEHLDKLNRELVLQWACKLRKPECTKKSKDLFAAWRGDTSKRIPRNARAAVYCTAIRDGTTEDWKFLWQKYQETNFASEKKMFISALGCSADATNLQTYLRTAVEEYNIPNATFRKQDVAAVFSSVYSASQLGVNVVLDFLINNINDIVDKIGNWDKITPLFHNMASHISDAKQYEKLKKFAESYMDINFPDIKPKLDPAITTAKINLMWYDRNRGVILQWMLNEEDQENIKPTEKPDKDDNGSTMLKPLNACLMAIITITLYLLNYY